The Methylomonas montana genome has a window encoding:
- the lexA gene encoding transcriptional repressor LexA: MKPLTDRQQEILNFIERTLQQEGFPPTIAEIADAFGVRSTNSIRGHLQALARKGAIELVPAASRGIRLLKPTPDQGLPLVGRVAAGQPILAEEHIERYCRLGPELFDNRADYLLRVQGMSMRDAGILDGDLLAVQRTPEARDGQIVIARIHDEATVKRLRLDGAKAFLEPANPDFSVIEVDLEREPLAIEGVVVGVIRGGL, from the coding sequence ATGAAACCACTCACCGACCGCCAACAAGAAATTCTGAACTTCATCGAGCGTACCTTGCAACAGGAAGGCTTTCCGCCGACTATTGCCGAAATCGCCGACGCCTTTGGCGTGCGTTCCACCAACAGCATCCGCGGCCACTTGCAGGCCTTGGCACGTAAAGGGGCGATCGAGCTGGTACCGGCTGCATCGCGCGGCATCCGCCTGTTGAAACCGACTCCCGATCAAGGCCTACCGTTGGTCGGCCGGGTGGCGGCGGGACAGCCGATTCTGGCCGAAGAACATATCGAACGCTATTGTCGACTGGGGCCGGAGTTGTTCGATAACCGCGCCGATTACTTGCTGCGGGTACAAGGCATGAGCATGCGCGATGCCGGCATTCTCGACGGCGACCTACTGGCCGTTCAGCGCACGCCGGAAGCGCGCGACGGTCAAATCGTCATCGCCCGGATTCACGATGAAGCGACAGTGAAACGGCTACGGCTAGACGGCGCTAAAGCCTTTCTGGAACCGGCCAACCCGGATTTTTCGGTGATCGAAGTCGATTTGGAGCGCGAGCCTCTGGCGATAGAAGGCGTGGTGGTTGGCGTGATCCGTGGCGGGCTATGA
- a CDS encoding AEC family transporter: MNTTLLQMTVLMLCGAGWRVLTPNRLSADQTRLVLTSVVYYFFLPVMVLDVLWQANIGWQSLQFSALAGASVLLALTLSWLTVKACRFQNPQTGTVLLAAAFPNVTYLGLPVLEQAFGSWARSVVIQIDLFAVAPLVFTIGIMSARHYGQTAEAKPKSVLGFFNAPPFWAAFLAVALNLSQVPIPFWLAGLLKTCAGAVAPLMIFSLGLALSWREVHVRNLPFVIPIVAIKLLLMPLFALWLAGHLNLTGQFKAAAVMDIAMPSMVLGIVLCDRYKLDSGLYAMAVTLTTALSLLSLPLWFRVL; encoded by the coding sequence ATGAATACGACTTTGTTGCAAATGACCGTGCTGATGCTGTGCGGCGCCGGTTGGCGAGTTTTGACCCCGAATCGCTTGTCGGCGGATCAGACGCGGCTGGTGTTGACTAGCGTGGTTTACTATTTTTTCCTGCCGGTGATGGTTCTGGATGTATTGTGGCAAGCCAATATCGGTTGGCAGTCGCTGCAATTTAGCGCCTTGGCCGGCGCCAGCGTCTTGTTAGCGCTGACGCTGAGCTGGCTGACGGTTAAAGCATGCCGTTTCCAAAATCCGCAAACCGGCACGGTGCTATTAGCGGCGGCGTTTCCTAACGTTACCTATCTCGGCCTGCCGGTGTTGGAGCAAGCCTTTGGTAGTTGGGCGCGATCGGTGGTGATTCAGATCGACTTATTTGCCGTGGCGCCTTTGGTGTTCACTATCGGCATCATGTCGGCCCGCCATTACGGCCAAACCGCCGAAGCCAAACCTAAATCGGTGTTAGGGTTTTTCAATGCGCCGCCGTTTTGGGCGGCGTTTTTAGCGGTGGCATTGAATCTGAGCCAAGTGCCGATACCGTTCTGGTTGGCGGGCTTGTTGAAAACTTGTGCCGGCGCGGTGGCGCCGTTGATGATTTTTTCCTTAGGTCTGGCGCTGAGTTGGCGTGAGGTCCATGTCCGCAATCTGCCGTTCGTCATTCCGATAGTGGCAATCAAGTTGCTGCTGATGCCGTTGTTTGCCTTGTGGTTGGCGGGGCACTTGAATCTGACGGGCCAGTTTAAAGCGGCCGCGGTGATGGATATCGCCATGCCTAGCATGGTGCTGGGTATCGTCTTATGCGACCGTTATAAACTGGATAGCGGTCTGTATGCGATGGCCGTGACGCTGACCACCGCACTGAGTCTGTTGAGTTTACCGCTGTGGTTCCGAGTCTTATGA
- a CDS encoding DUF447 domain-containing protein — MIQETLITTVNLQGEVHIAPMGVHVNKDQCIILPFRPSTTLDNMLKTKTAVINYCDDVRIFAGCLTGRRDWPLLPTRQIEGYYLADTLAHAELKVVRLEDDDTRPKLFCQAVYEANHSPFQGFNRAQYSVLEAAILISRLDRLPWEKVQAELDYLRVGLDKTAGEREREAWGWLMEAIEQHRQGVAA, encoded by the coding sequence ATGATTCAAGAAACCCTCATTACCACCGTCAATCTTCAGGGCGAAGTTCACATCGCGCCGATGGGGGTGCATGTTAACAAAGATCAGTGCATTATCTTGCCGTTTCGGCCATCGACCACCTTGGATAATATGCTGAAAACCAAAACAGCGGTCATCAATTATTGCGATGACGTGCGAATTTTTGCCGGCTGTCTGACCGGTCGCCGTGATTGGCCCTTATTGCCGACTCGGCAAATCGAGGGTTATTATTTGGCCGATACTTTGGCGCATGCCGAACTGAAGGTAGTGAGATTGGAAGACGACGACACTCGTCCGAAGTTGTTCTGTCAGGCTGTGTACGAAGCTAATCATAGCCCGTTCCAAGGCTTCAATCGGGCGCAATATTCGGTGCTCGAAGCGGCGATTTTAATCAGCCGGCTGGACCGCTTACCGTGGGAGAAGGTTCAAGCCGAATTGGATTATTTGCGCGTCGGCCTGGACAAAACCGCCGGCGAGCGCGAGCGCGAAGCCTGGGGTTGGTTGATGGAGGCTATCGAGCAACATCGCCAGGGAGTTGCAGCATGA
- a CDS encoding response regulator — protein sequence MHAINIADLSILLIEPSTTQLKVIVQHLRNEGVAQIEGVANAAAALETLRNHRPDLIISSLYLPDMMATELVEYLREDEALSHIPFMLISSESSFAVLDSIRQAGVVAILPKPFAHEDLKNALRATIEFIDPQEISLAHYDVENVRVLVVDDSALARKHINRVLNNMGIVKITQAQDGKEGVDLFSQDQNAFDLIVTDYNMPVMDGQQLIKTIRQDLGNSIVPILMVTSEDNETRLSNIHKAGVSAICDKPFDPQTVKEMLFRVLEPD from the coding sequence ATGCATGCCATCAATATCGCTGACCTGTCGATCCTGCTGATTGAACCGTCGACGACTCAACTGAAAGTCATCGTCCAGCATCTGCGCAACGAAGGGGTTGCCCAAATCGAAGGGGTCGCCAATGCGGCGGCAGCCCTGGAAACTTTGCGAAATCATCGCCCGGACTTGATTATCAGTAGCCTTTATTTGCCGGATATGATGGCCACCGAACTGGTCGAATATCTGCGGGAAGACGAAGCCTTGAGCCATATCCCCTTTATGCTGATTTCCAGCGAGTCCAGCTTCGCGGTACTGGATAGCATCCGCCAGGCCGGCGTCGTGGCTATATTGCCTAAACCCTTCGCCCACGAAGACTTAAAAAATGCCTTGCGCGCCACTATCGAGTTCATCGATCCGCAAGAAATCAGCCTGGCACATTACGATGTCGAAAACGTGCGGGTCCTGGTGGTAGACGACAGCGCGCTGGCCCGCAAGCATATCAACCGCGTCCTGAACAATATGGGTATCGTCAAGATTACCCAAGCCCAGGACGGCAAGGAAGGCGTGGACCTGTTCAGCCAGGATCAGAATGCCTTCGATCTGATCGTCACCGATTACAATATGCCGGTGATGGACGGCCAACAATTGATTAAAACCATCCGCCAGGACTTAGGCAATTCCATCGTGCCGATCTTGATGGTGACCAGCGAAGATAACGAAACCCGCCTCAGCAACATTCACAAGGCCGGCGTGTCGGCAATTTGCGACAAACCCTTCGACCCGCAGACCGTTAAGGAAATGTTGTTTCGGGTGTTGGAACCGGATTGA
- a CDS encoding competence/damage-inducible protein A produces MKPIAEIFSQGEEIVCGQTVDSNAAWLSQQLVELGFTLKRHTVVGDNLHDLIALFSEIAERADCCICTGGLGPTVDDLTAEAVSAASGLPLQFDEQAFAHIQQYYACRNRMMPPANRKQAMLPHSSLRIDNAYGTAPGFALPFKRCWFVFLPGVPSEMKQMFDALVRQQLQQHFPLQPDGLVTLRSIGIGESAIQQSLDDMPLPDDVQLGFRAAPDEVQTKLLFPSGFPEARKQACVADVAARIGDYVFAIDGLNEKQGDLLEVVAAAMSEKRYSLALLETASQGQLAAKCLGRDWLTRVEINLDWGRTAGSWQAGPGAGDCLQIARVWAEQLKAQSQTDFALVQLYSSSTNDYQDKDKPLVLYNAMATPKGVVATQLNAHGTLKHKQNQAALLALDLLRRYLQNKCL; encoded by the coding sequence ATGAAACCGATTGCCGAAATATTTTCCCAAGGCGAGGAAATCGTTTGCGGGCAGACCGTGGACAGCAACGCCGCCTGGCTATCCCAACAACTGGTCGAACTGGGTTTTACGCTGAAACGCCATACGGTGGTGGGCGATAATCTGCATGACTTGATTGCGCTGTTCTCGGAAATCGCCGAACGTGCCGATTGCTGTATCTGCACCGGCGGCCTGGGGCCGACCGTTGACGATCTCACCGCCGAGGCGGTCAGCGCTGCCAGCGGTTTGCCTTTGCAATTCGACGAGCAGGCTTTCGCTCATATCCAGCAGTATTATGCCTGCCGCAATCGGATGATGCCGCCGGCTAACCGCAAACAAGCGATGCTGCCGCATAGTTCGCTGCGTATCGATAACGCCTACGGCACCGCGCCCGGTTTTGCGCTGCCATTCAAACGTTGCTGGTTTGTGTTTCTGCCGGGCGTACCGTCGGAAATGAAGCAGATGTTCGACGCGCTGGTGCGACAGCAATTGCAGCAACATTTTCCTTTGCAGCCCGATGGTCTGGTCACTTTACGCAGTATTGGCATCGGCGAATCGGCAATTCAGCAAAGTCTGGACGATATGCCACTGCCGGACGATGTGCAACTGGGTTTTCGCGCCGCGCCGGACGAGGTGCAGACCAAACTGTTATTTCCCAGCGGTTTTCCGGAAGCGCGCAAACAAGCTTGCGTGGCTGATGTCGCGGCGCGGATCGGCGATTATGTGTTTGCTATCGACGGCTTAAATGAAAAACAAGGCGATCTGCTGGAGGTGGTAGCTGCCGCGATGAGCGAAAAACGCTATTCCCTGGCGCTGCTGGAAACTGCCAGCCAGGGCCAGTTAGCCGCTAAATGCTTGGGACGCGACTGGCTGACTCGGGTGGAAATCAATCTCGACTGGGGACGCACGGCCGGTTCTTGGCAAGCCGGTCCGGGCGCCGGTGATTGTTTGCAAATCGCCAGAGTCTGGGCCGAGCAACTGAAAGCCCAATCGCAAACCGATTTTGCCTTGGTGCAGCTCTACAGCAGTAGCACAAACGATTACCAGGACAAGGATAAACCGCTAGTCCTTTATAATGCCATGGCAACACCCAAAGGTGTGGTCGCGACGCAGCTGAATGCCCACGGCACCCTTAAACACAAACAAAACCAGGCCGCTTTGCTGGCGCTGGACTTACTTAGACGTTACCTACAAAACAAATGCCTTTAA
- a CDS encoding Y-family DNA polymerase, which yields MAATARRISPTPADRFDAAAKPNAANSQLWLCTYFPDLALAALHLDLDQAVASSMQHKGQTRLHAVSDPARQAGVEPGMAPAAALALCPGLIIRNRDPLAERQALQQLADIALDFSPWVSLDQADCLLLEIGSCLTLFGGAESLRDKLRLVLQTSGHRPLIAISPSPTASTLLAKLSLENIVIDRLALRSTLGPLSIAALDLDDKILRRLFRTGIRQLTDLWRLPRDGLTKCYGAGLLQQLDRLAGRQTQVLQAFHSPPRFQASREMPIELERIEHFFPAIEQLADEFAAFLKTRDATTLGIVLELHHHGRPATRLALDFRAGNRDPRHWCSLLYEKLARSPLPAPVLAVSLISQAIAPFQPERFSLFDDHEQPNGEAEWQATLDQLQARLGHQSLKFLATQNDHRPERAMTTQSPISTSNSHLPPRPLWLLPYPEPVRLGDIRLLSAAERIESGWWDDQPVRRDYHIAKDKRGRKLWVYRDLNAKQQWFLHGLFG from the coding sequence ATGGCCGCGACTGCCAGAAGAATATCGCCCACACCGGCGGACCGATTCGATGCCGCCGCCAAACCCAACGCGGCCAATAGCCAACTTTGGCTATGCACCTATTTTCCCGATTTGGCTTTGGCAGCACTGCATCTGGATTTAGATCAGGCCGTCGCCAGTTCGATGCAGCACAAAGGCCAAACTCGCTTGCATGCAGTCTCGGACCCGGCTAGACAAGCAGGCGTCGAACCGGGCATGGCCCCCGCCGCCGCATTAGCCCTGTGTCCGGGCTTGATCATCCGCAACCGAGATCCGCTAGCCGAACGCCAGGCATTACAACAATTAGCCGACATTGCCCTGGATTTCAGCCCCTGGGTCAGCCTGGATCAAGCGGACTGCTTACTGTTGGAAATTGGTTCCTGCCTGACCCTGTTCGGCGGTGCGGAGAGCTTGCGAGATAAGCTGAGACTCGTGCTACAAACCAGCGGGCATCGTCCCCTCATTGCCATTAGCCCTTCCCCAACCGCCAGTACCTTACTGGCCAAACTTAGCCTGGAAAACATCGTCATCGACCGCCTGGCCTTACGCTCGACACTGGGGCCGCTATCTATCGCCGCCCTGGATCTGGACGATAAAATCTTACGCAGGCTATTTCGCACCGGCATCCGTCAACTCACCGACCTGTGGCGCTTACCGCGCGACGGCCTGACCAAATGCTATGGCGCCGGCTTGCTGCAACAACTGGACAGGCTGGCCGGCCGGCAAACCCAAGTTTTACAAGCCTTTCATAGTCCGCCGCGTTTTCAGGCCAGCCGCGAGATGCCGATAGAACTGGAACGTATCGAACATTTCTTTCCGGCCATCGAACAACTGGCCGACGAATTTGCGGCGTTTCTGAAAACCCGCGACGCCACGACATTAGGCATCGTCCTGGAACTGCACCATCACGGCCGCCCGGCCACTCGGCTGGCATTGGATTTTCGCGCCGGCAACCGCGACCCAAGACATTGGTGCAGCTTGCTATACGAAAAACTGGCACGTTCGCCATTACCGGCACCGGTGCTGGCCGTCAGTCTGATCAGCCAGGCCATAGCCCCGTTTCAACCAGAGCGCTTCAGCTTGTTCGATGACCACGAACAGCCCAACGGCGAAGCCGAATGGCAGGCGACCTTGGATCAATTGCAGGCCAGACTGGGACACCAGTCCTTGAAATTCCTAGCCACGCAAAACGATCATCGGCCTGAACGAGCGATGACTACACAGTCACCCATATCAACTTCAAACTCCCACTTACCGCCGCGCCCTTTGTGGCTGCTGCCGTATCCCGAACCAGTGCGGCTCGGCGATATTCGCCTGCTATCCGCGGCGGAACGCATCGAATCAGGCTGGTGGGACGATCAACCGGTACGCCGCGACTATCACATCGCCAAGGATAAGCGCGGCCGCAAACTGTGGGTTTATCGAGACTTAAACGCCAAACAACAGTGGTTTCTGCATGGCCTGTTCGGATGA
- the imuA gene encoding translesion DNA synthesis-associated protein ImuA produces the protein MNANALDQLLRSQTGIWRGLRSENQAWPVVATGFPELDAILPGGGWPLGGVLEILSPCLGSGELRLLLPAMSCMTQAKRWIAWIAPPQQVYAPALLQAGIDLAYVLVVDCRQEADIPWSVEKLLRSGRCGMTLAWPRRLSDHQIRRLQLAAEVGSALAVLFPKQRTGAGYTALRLEVRPAETGLALHIMKARGSLQCASLTLPL, from the coding sequence ATGAACGCAAACGCATTGGACCAACTCTTGCGTTCCCAAACCGGAATCTGGCGCGGATTGCGTTCGGAAAACCAAGCCTGGCCGGTCGTTGCCACCGGCTTTCCTGAACTGGATGCCATACTACCCGGCGGCGGCTGGCCTTTGGGCGGCGTGCTGGAAATCTTATCTCCCTGCCTGGGTAGCGGCGAATTACGCTTACTGCTACCGGCCATGTCCTGCATGACACAAGCCAAACGCTGGATAGCCTGGATCGCACCGCCGCAGCAAGTCTATGCACCCGCCTTGCTACAGGCCGGCATCGATTTAGCCTATGTTTTGGTAGTGGACTGCCGGCAAGAGGCCGACATTCCTTGGAGCGTGGAAAAATTGCTGCGTAGCGGCCGCTGCGGCATGACCTTGGCTTGGCCACGCCGGCTCAGCGACCACCAGATCCGGCGCTTGCAATTGGCGGCCGAGGTCGGATCAGCACTGGCGGTGCTATTTCCGAAGCAACGTACCGGTGCCGGCTACACGGCATTGCGTCTGGAAGTCAGGCCCGCAGAGACCGGCCTGGCCTTACACATTATGAAGGCGCGTGGCAGTTTGCAGTGCGCGTCTTTAACTCTGCCGCTATAA
- a CDS encoding bifunctional diguanylate cyclase/phosphodiesterase, producing the protein MTAGQHSEQNHARWLLWVVLGLLLIQLLSAYLGFSDGWLQPVTQTLAVHNLMEGVSIVISALVFAVGWSVYHKENSANFMILACCFLGVAILDFMHTLSFEGMPAFITESDSEKAIAFWLTARLFAAVGLLAGLLSPAWRLIAMTRWLILSAVLLASAAICWLVFYHQAWLPHTFDPNDGLTPFKKNCEYLLAGIYGFAALGYLWQTRHGQSHDAGGLAAAAVVMAMSELFVTFYVNFHDLFILLGHLYKVIAYALIYRSVFLNSIQLPYQQLYRAHQALSVSEAKFHAIIDESPIAYVLHDTQGNITYLNPAFVKTFGYTLEDVPSLAEWWWLAHPDIEYRQQVISGWHEHQRLHSGATDRASAPQELKVCGKDGNCHTVLVNIVLLDNALSGNHLLILHDISDRVEAMRKLADSVNMLETVINTIPSRVFWKDLNFRYLGANRAFCRDAGLAGPAELIGKLDSELVWRDCAPSYLADDKQVIDSNTAKLDYEESLSGLQGETIWLRTSKVPLRNLQQQLIGVLGVYDDISARKHAEEEIQLAALVYMNSSEAMMVTDAKGTIITVNPAFTRVTGYLAEEVIGKVFASLTSDHHDQAFYKTVLRVINTTGQWAGEICGRRKNGEDCIQWVTINSILNEAGGVHRRVALIADITDRKKSEELIWRQANFDPLTGLPNRNMFMDRLHQEIKKAFRKNHRVALMFLDLDRFKDVNDSLGHFMGDILLKETARRLHECVRDSDSIARLGGDEFTIILGELDHTEGVDRIAGNILQKIAEPFRLGNETAYISASIGIAVYPDDAMDSDALFKNADQAMYAAKNEGRDRYHYFTSLMQQNAQQRMRLANDLHVALARQQFLLYYQPIVAFATGSIVKAEALLRWQHPTLGMVSPAEFIPVAEDTGMIVDIGDWVFDSAARQAKQWRHAFNPDFQISINKSPAQFRKQTATQSQWLDLLAELELPGQSVIVEITEGLLLDAGVAIREHLLGFRDAGIQVALDDFGTGYSSLAYLKKFDIDYIKIDQSFVRNLATDSSDMALCEAIVVMAHKLGIEVVAEGIETQTQYDLLQRMGCDYGQGYLISQPVPADQFEALFDQTPNRAV; encoded by the coding sequence ATGACAGCAGGACAGCACAGCGAACAAAACCACGCAAGGTGGTTGCTTTGGGTTGTGTTGGGGTTGCTGCTGATTCAGCTGCTTAGCGCTTATCTAGGATTTTCGGACGGCTGGCTGCAACCCGTCACCCAGACTCTGGCGGTGCATAACCTGATGGAAGGCGTTTCCATCGTCATATCCGCTTTGGTGTTTGCGGTGGGCTGGAGCGTCTATCACAAGGAAAATTCTGCCAACTTCATGATACTGGCCTGTTGCTTCTTAGGGGTGGCCATCCTCGATTTCATGCACACCTTGTCTTTTGAGGGCATGCCGGCGTTCATCACCGAAAGCGATTCGGAAAAAGCCATCGCTTTTTGGTTAACGGCCCGTCTGTTTGCGGCGGTCGGTCTGTTGGCGGGGCTGTTGTCGCCGGCCTGGCGCTTGATTGCAATGACACGCTGGTTGATATTGAGCGCAGTGTTGCTTGCTAGCGCGGCGATCTGTTGGCTGGTGTTTTACCATCAAGCCTGGCTACCGCATACCTTCGACCCGAACGACGGTCTGACACCTTTTAAAAAGAACTGCGAATATCTGCTGGCCGGGATCTACGGTTTTGCCGCGCTAGGTTATTTATGGCAGACCCGGCACGGGCAATCCCACGATGCCGGCGGTTTAGCCGCAGCGGCGGTTGTGATGGCGATGAGCGAGCTGTTTGTGACGTTTTACGTCAACTTCCACGATTTATTCATCCTGCTTGGCCATTTATACAAGGTTATTGCCTACGCCTTGATTTACCGTTCGGTTTTTCTGAATAGCATTCAGCTGCCTTACCAGCAGTTGTATCGAGCGCATCAGGCCTTGTCGGTCAGCGAAGCTAAATTTCATGCCATCATCGATGAATCGCCGATTGCTTACGTCCTGCACGATACGCAAGGCAATATCACCTATTTGAATCCGGCTTTCGTCAAGACCTTCGGTTATACACTGGAGGATGTCCCCAGCTTGGCAGAGTGGTGGTGGCTGGCGCATCCCGATATCGAATATCGCCAGCAAGTCATCAGCGGCTGGCATGAGCATCAACGCTTGCATAGCGGTGCTACCGACCGAGCCTCTGCGCCGCAAGAGTTAAAAGTATGCGGCAAGGACGGCAATTGCCATACGGTATTGGTTAATATTGTCCTGCTCGACAATGCCTTGTCGGGTAATCATTTACTGATTTTGCACGATATTTCCGACCGGGTGGAAGCGATGCGCAAGCTGGCCGATTCGGTGAATATGCTGGAAACCGTCATTAATACCATCCCCAGTCGTGTGTTCTGGAAAGATCTAAATTTCCGTTATTTGGGCGCTAATCGAGCCTTTTGCCGTGATGCCGGGCTGGCTGGGCCGGCCGAATTGATCGGCAAACTGGATAGCGAGCTAGTCTGGCGGGATTGCGCGCCCTCGTATTTGGCCGACGACAAACAAGTCATCGACAGCAATACCGCCAAATTGGATTACGAAGAAAGTTTGAGCGGTCTGCAAGGCGAAACCATTTGGTTGAGAACCTCAAAAGTACCCTTGCGAAATTTACAGCAACAGCTGATTGGGGTGTTAGGCGTTTACGACGATATTTCCGCCCGTAAGCATGCCGAAGAGGAAATACAGTTAGCGGCGCTGGTGTATATGAACAGCAGCGAAGCGATGATGGTGACCGATGCCAAGGGCACCATCATTACTGTCAACCCGGCTTTCACCAGAGTCACCGGTTATTTGGCCGAAGAAGTGATCGGCAAGGTATTCGCGAGCTTGACCTCGGATCATCACGATCAAGCCTTCTATAAAACCGTGTTACGCGTGATCAATACCACCGGACAATGGGCCGGCGAAATTTGCGGCCGCCGCAAGAACGGCGAGGATTGCATACAGTGGGTGACCATTAATTCCATCCTCAACGAAGCCGGTGGCGTGCATCGCCGAGTGGCTTTGATTGCCGATATCACCGATCGCAAGAAATCCGAGGAATTGATTTGGCGGCAAGCAAATTTCGATCCGCTCACCGGTTTGCCGAATCGGAATATGTTTATGGACCGGCTGCATCAGGAAATCAAGAAAGCTTTCCGCAAGAACCACCGCGTCGCGTTGATGTTTCTGGATTTGGATCGTTTCAAGGATGTTAACGATAGCCTGGGGCATTTCATGGGCGACATTCTGTTGAAAGAAACGGCGCGCCGGCTCCACGAATGCGTTCGAGATTCCGATAGCATAGCCAGATTGGGGGGCGACGAATTCACCATTATCCTCGGCGAACTGGACCATACCGAAGGCGTGGACCGGATTGCCGGCAATATCCTGCAGAAGATCGCGGAACCTTTCCGGCTAGGCAACGAAACCGCTTACATTTCCGCGAGTATCGGCATCGCCGTCTATCCCGACGATGCGATGGACTCCGATGCCTTGTTTAAAAATGCCGATCAAGCGATGTATGCGGCTAAAAATGAAGGCCGCGACCGTTACCATTATTTCACGTCTTTGATGCAGCAAAACGCTCAGCAGCGCATGCGTCTAGCCAACGATTTGCATGTCGCGCTGGCCAGGCAGCAGTTTTTACTGTATTACCAGCCGATTGTCGCGTTTGCCACCGGCAGCATAGTCAAAGCGGAAGCCTTGCTGCGTTGGCAGCATCCGACGCTAGGCATGGTCAGTCCGGCGGAATTTATTCCGGTCGCCGAGGATACCGGGATGATCGTCGATATCGGCGATTGGGTGTTCGACAGCGCCGCGCGGCAAGCCAAGCAATGGCGGCACGCTTTTAATCCGGATTTTCAGATCAGCATTAACAAGTCGCCGGCGCAATTTCGTAAACAAACCGCGACGCAGAGCCAATGGCTGGATTTATTGGCGGAGCTGGAGTTACCGGGGCAGAGCGTGATTGTCGAGATTACCGAAGGCTTGTTATTGGATGCCGGCGTCGCAATCCGCGAACACTTGCTGGGCTTCCGCGATGCCGGGATACAGGTGGCCTTGGACGATTTCGGCACCGGTTATTCGTCTCTCGCCTATTTGAAGAAATTCGACATCGATTACATCAAAATAGACCAATCCTTCGTGCGGAATCTGGCAACCGATTCCAGCGATATGGCCTTATGCGAAGCGATTGTGGTGATGGCCCACAAGTTGGGTATCGAAGTGGTGGCGGAGGGCATAGAAACCCAGACACAATACGATCTGTTGCAGCGGATGGGCTGCGATTACGGTCAAGGCTATTTAATTTCGCAGCCGGTTCCCGCCGATCAGTTCGAGGCACTATTCGACCAGACGCCTAACCGTGCCGTCTGA
- a CDS encoding (5-formylfuran-3-yl)methyl phosphate synthase has protein sequence MTAMLASVNSLAEALLVEAAAVDIIDLKQPAQGALGALDVATVIEIIGHLQLATRVSATIGDLPMLPDLVLPATQAMAATGVDYVKIGFFPGGDWQACIDALQTVADQGQALVAVLFADTHPDFTIIDALARAGFHGVMLDTMDKQCGSLTQLMSIEQLQTFVDMADSRGLLSGLAGSLRAEDITHLLPLAPDYLGFRGALCMRHCRTAQLDVAQIDALRVHWRALAA, from the coding sequence ATGACCGCAATGCTGGCCAGCGTGAATAGTCTGGCGGAAGCTTTATTGGTTGAAGCCGCCGCTGTTGATATCATCGATTTGAAACAACCGGCACAGGGCGCCTTGGGAGCGCTGGATGTGGCCACGGTGATTGAGATTATCGGCCATTTACAGCTGGCGACCCGTGTTAGTGCGACCATCGGTGATTTGCCGATGTTGCCCGATTTGGTGTTGCCGGCCACGCAAGCCATGGCGGCTACTGGCGTGGATTATGTGAAGATCGGTTTTTTTCCGGGCGGCGACTGGCAAGCTTGCATCGACGCTCTGCAAACCGTCGCCGATCAAGGGCAGGCATTGGTGGCGGTATTGTTTGCCGATACCCATCCTGATTTTACGATTATTGACGCCTTGGCAAGGGCCGGATTTCATGGCGTGATGTTGGATACGATGGACAAGCAATGCGGCTCGCTGACCCAACTGATGAGCATCGAACAGTTGCAAACCTTTGTCGATATGGCGGATAGTCGAGGTTTGCTAAGCGGTTTGGCCGGGTCGTTACGCGCCGAAGACATTACTCATTTATTGCCCTTAGCGCCGGATTATTTAGGATTTCGAGGTGCCTTATGCATGCGGCACTGCCGCACCGCGCAACTGGATGTCGCGCAAATCGACGCGCTTAGAGTGCATTGGCGGGCCTTGGCCGCTTGA